Part of the Streptomyces europaeiscabiei genome is shown below.
CCTCGGCCTCCAGGCCGTCCAGCAGGTCGTCGATGGCCTTGGTCGACGACGACTCACCGGCGAACGCGGCGAGGAACTCGCCGTCCAGGCCGACCGAGCCGACGGTGATGGTGGGCTTGCCGGTGAGCTTCTTCGTCCAGCCCGCGAGGTTGAGCTCGGAGCCCTCGAACTCCGCCTGCCAGTAGCGGCGCGTGGACGCGTGGAACGCGTCGACCCCGGCCGCCACGAGCGGGCTCAGCAGCGCCTCCAGCTCCTCCGGCGTCTCGGCGAGGCGCGCGTCGTACGCCTCCTGCTTCCACTGCGAGTAGCGGAAGATGATCGGGAAGTCGGCGGACACGGAGTCCCGTACGGCCGCCACGACCTCCGCCGCGAACTTCGTACGGGCGACGAGGTCACCGCCGTAGGCGTCCGTACGGCGGTTGGTGCGCTCCCAGAGGAACTGGTCGATCAGGTAGCCGTGGGCACCGTGGATCTCCACGCCGTCCATGCCGATGCGCTCGGCCTCGGCGGCGGACTTGGCGAAGGCCTCGACGACCTCGTCGATGTCGGCCTGGGTCATGGCCCGGCCGCCGTCGGCCTCGGTGCCGTCGGGCCGCAGGCCGGAGGGGCCGAACACGGGGGCGTCCGGGAAGAGCTTGCCCTGCTGCCGGACGGTCCCGATGTGCCACAGCTGCGGGACGATCGTGCCGCCACCGGCGTGCACCGCCTCCACGACCTTCGCCCAGCCGGCGAGCTGCTCCTCACCGGCGAACCGCGGCACTCCGTCCAGGTCCCCGGCCGTCTCGTGACCGACGTAGGTGCCCTCGGTCACGATCAGGCCGACTCCCGCGGCCGCCCGCCGCCCGTAGTACGAGGCCACGTCCGCCCCGGGGACACCGCCGGGCGAGAACACCCGCGTCATGGGGGCCATGGCGATCCGGTTCGGAACGGTCAGACCGTTGATCGTGACGGGTCGGGACAGCACTTCGGCGGCACGGGAGGTGGAGGCGGTGGTCACGTGGGGACTCCTCGGAGAGGCCGTAGGGACGTCGGCACGACGTCGCGTGGACATCGAGTGGTACGAGTGGAACTAGTGGAACATGCACTACATGCGCATGCATCTAGCACCTCTCCTCCCAACCGCCCCGCCCGGCACGGAATTCCGCCGCCACCCCCGCGTCCGATGTGACCCCGGACACGCCCGAGGGCGGCACTCCCTGCGTCCAGGGAGTGCCGCCCTCGGTACTGAAGGACGGTGATCGACCAGGGTCGATCAGAAGTCCATGTCACCGCCGGGCATACCGCCACCGGCAGGCGCGGAAGCCTTCTCCGGCTTGTCGGCGATGACGGCCTCGGTGGTGAGGAAGAGCGCGGCGATGGAGGCGGCGTTCTGCAGAGCGGAGCGCGTGACCTTCGCCGGGTCGATGATGCCTTCGGCGATCATGTCGACGTACTCACCGGTCGCGGCGTTCAGGCCGTGACCGACGGGCAGGTTGCGCACCTTCTCGACGATGACGCCACCCTCGAGACCACCGTTGACGGCGATCTGCTTGAGCGGGGCCTCCAGCGCGAGACGTACGGCGTTGGCGCCGGTCGCCTCGTCACCCGTCAGCTCCAGCTTCTCGAAGACCGAGGAGGCCTGGAGCAGGGCCACGCCACCACCGGCGACGATGCCCTCTTCGACGGCCGCCTTCGCGTTGCGAACGGCGTCCTCGATGCGGTGCTTGCGCTCCTTGAGCTCGACCTCGGTCGCGGCACCGGCCTTGATGACGGCCACGCCGCCCGCGAGCTTCGCCAGGCGCTCCTGGAGCTTCTCGCGGTCGTAGTCCGAGTCGCTGTTCTCGATCTCGGCGCGGATCTGGTTGACCCGGCCCTGGACCTGCTCGGAGGAGCCGGACCCGTCGACGATGGTCGTCTCGTCCTTGGTGATGACGACCTTGCGGGCACGGCCCAGGAGGTCGATGGAGGTGTTCTCGAGCTTGAGACCGACCTCCTCGGAGATGACCTCGCCGCCCGTGAGGATGGCGATGTCGTTCAGCATCGCCTTGCGGCGGTCGCCGAAGCCCGGGGCCTTGACGGCGACGGACTTGAAGGTGCCACGGATCTTGTTGACGACCAGGGTCGACAGGGCCTCGCCCTCGACGTCCTCGGCGATGATCAGCAGCGGCTTGCCCGACTGCATGACCTTCTCCAGGAGCGGGAGCAGGTCCTTGACGTTGGTGACCTTGGAGTTGGCGA
Proteins encoded:
- the groL gene encoding chaperonin GroEL (60 kDa chaperone family; promotes refolding of misfolded polypeptides especially under stressful conditions; forms two stacked rings of heptamers to form a barrel-shaped 14mer; ends can be capped by GroES; misfolded proteins enter the barrel where they are refolded when GroES binds), which translates into the protein MAKIIAFDEEARRGLERGMNQLADAVKVTLGPKGRNVVLEKKWGAPTITNDGVSIAKEIELEDPYEKIGAELVKEVAKKTDDVAGDGTTTATVLAQALVREGLRNVAAGANPMALKRGIEKAVEAVSGALLDQAKEVETKEQIASTASISAADTQIGELIAEAMDKVGKEGVITVEESQTFGLELELTEGMRFDKGYISAYFATDMERMEAVLEDPYILIANSKVTNVKDLLPLLEKVMQSGKPLLIIAEDVEGEALSTLVVNKIRGTFKSVAVKAPGFGDRRKAMLNDIAILTGGEVISEEVGLKLENTSIDLLGRARKVVITKDETTIVDGSGSSEQVQGRVNQIRAEIENSDSDYDREKLQERLAKLAGGVAVIKAGAATEVELKERKHRIEDAVRNAKAAVEEGIVAGGGVALLQASSVFEKLELTGDEATGANAVRLALEAPLKQIAVNGGLEGGVIVEKVRNLPVGHGLNAATGEYVDMIAEGIIDPAKVTRSALQNAASIAALFLTTEAVIADKPEKASAPAGGGMPGGDMDF
- a CDS encoding NADH:flavin oxidoreductase, with translation MTTASTSRAAEVLSRPVTINGLTVPNRIAMAPMTRVFSPGGVPGADVASYYGRRAAAGVGLIVTEGTYVGHETAGDLDGVPRFAGEEQLAGWAKVVEAVHAGGGTIVPQLWHIGTVRQQGKLFPDAPVFGPSGLRPDGTEADGGRAMTQADIDEVVEAFAKSAAEAERIGMDGVEIHGAHGYLIDQFLWERTNRRTDAYGGDLVARTKFAAEVVAAVRDSVSADFPIIFRYSQWKQEAYDARLAETPEELEALLSPLVAAGVDAFHASTRRYWQAEFEGSELNLAGWTKKLTGKPTITVGSVGLDGEFLAAFAGESSSTKAIDDLLDGLEAEEFDLVAVGRALLQDPEWAAKVLDGRFGELKAFEPAALGSLS